In Arachis stenosperma cultivar V10309 chromosome 1, arast.V10309.gnm1.PFL2, whole genome shotgun sequence, one DNA window encodes the following:
- the LOC130936261 gene encoding MYB-like transcription factor ODO1: MGRQPCCDKLGVKKGPWTAEEDKKLINFILTNGQCCWRAVPKLAGLRRCGKSCRLRWTNYLRPDLKRGLLTQAEEQLVIDLHARLGNRWSKIAARLPGRTDNEIKNHWNTHIKKKLLKMGIDPVTHVPLNKKESSSPEDQKNLQQQEPKEGNNGDLNSEENNSNSSSPTENSSSGEESLLLDSICSDDSLMMDDLWMDHENTLVDALLWDTTPKVEGTNTNTNNVDMGLTVPSWEDNNNYAWLLDFEDIGVHDFGFNYCFNEIDHSNAMQTIGSERKGSLA; this comes from the exons ATGGGAAGGCAACCTTGTTGTGACAAACTTGGTGTGAAGAAAGGACCATGGACTGCTGAGGAAGACAAGAAGCTTATAAACTTTATTCTCACAAATGGGCAGTGCTGCTGGCGTGCTGTGCCCAAGCTGGCCGGCCTCCGCCGATGCGGCAAGAGCTGCCGCCTTCGCTGGACTAATTACCTCCGCCCGGACTTAAAGAGAGGACTCCTCACTCAGGCAGAGGAGCAGCTTGTTATTGATCTTCATGCCCGTCTTGGCAACAG GTGGTCCAAGATTGCAGCAAGGTTACCAGGAAGAACAGACAATGAGATCAAGAATCATTGGAACACACACATCAAGAAAAAGCTTCTTAAGATGGGGATTGACCCTGTCACTCATGTACCTCTCAATAAAAAGGAAAGTTCCTCCCCTGAAGACCAAAAGAATCTGCAACAACAAGAGCCTAAGGAAGGTAATAATGGGGATCTCAACTCTGAggaaaataattcaaattcatcATCCCCAACTGAAAATTCTTCTTCAGGAGAAGAATCTCTTTTGCTAGATAGCATTTGCAGCGATGATTCTCTAATGATGGATGATTTATGGATGGATCATGAAAATACACTAGTGGATGCATTGTTATGGGACACTACCCCTAAAGTGGAGGGCACAAATACAAACACAAACAATGTTGACATGGGACTCACAGTGCCATCTTGGGaggataataataattatgCTTGGTTATTGGACTTTGAGGACATTGGTGTTCATGATTTTGGTTTTAATTATTGTTTCAATGAGATAGATCATTCAAATGCAATGCAAACTATAGGAAGTGAAAGAAAAGGGTCTTTAGCGTGA